The genomic DNA TGGTGATATTGTAATGCCTACCTGCAAGGCATATCGTCCATCAAAGGTGTGCGTTCCTGCAAATGCTCCCATTGCATACAGTTCCTTCCTTTCGTCATGTGCTGTCCACTTGTATTGAACGTGGCAGCAGAATTTACCATCACACACCGTCAGATTGCCTTCTGCCTCCTTTATGAGGACAAATTTAAATGGGTCGTGCATCATGGTTCCTATGAAGGTGGGGTAAGAGGAAGGAGGTGAAGGAAAATCACCACAGCGATCTGTGTGGCAGTGATCAGACTCTGCAGGCGAAGGTGACATTGATTCAGTTGCATTGTTCATCCCAACTGGACTCAAGACTGGGACTGTGGCCACAAGCAGTCGGCCCTCCTCTGGGTCTCCCTTCACGGCGTGGTGGAAGGTAGCAGAAAATGGGGTGTAgataccacttcctgtcattcTGAGCTGGTCATTTCGAAGGTTTGAAGACAGAACCGTAACATTGGCCCCAAGACTGAGGGCCCTGTGAAACTGGATTGAATCCAGAAGGGGGAGCTCATTCATCCACGCTGTGGGGAAAATCAGCTGACGCACAccctggaaaagaaacaaaaggacaAGTAAAGAGAGAGTTGGTTCAGTTGAACAGGTCTGTGTGGTTGAAGTTTCCTACCATTTTCACCAGGGCTACTGTGGGATCGTGGAACAGGATGTCAAAGCAGATGATGAGACCAAACTTTCCAGCGAAGGGTGTATCAAATGTGATGAGCTCAAGCTTTGGAGGCGTATCAAAGGATTCTTCAAAAAAGAGGTTATATTTATGGTAACGTGCCACCAGCAGACCATCAGAACTGTGTGGAAGGGAATAAGGACAGGTTTGCATTAACTTCCACAATGCATTTGTGTACTTGATCACTTTTGTATTCAAGGTTTGCCCAGTACTTGAAAGCCACATTGGTGTTAAACTGCCAGCGTCCATCAGGGGGGCATGTGGACGGGACTGTCCTCAAGGGACAGGGTTGCAGATCAGGCATGTTTGCCACCAGGTAGAGGTTATTGCGACGGGCCATGCAGCTCAGTCGCTGGAGAACCTAAAAGAAACTCATAAACTTGATACAAATGCCCCTCTGGTCCAGGTAAAGTTATTGGTGTATACATGTAACCCTAAAAGTGTCAACAAATATCTGTCTTTTAACCTCGGTGTTGTTGTATTTGTCAGGCTCGGTGCAGGGGTTCCAGCTCTCCTCCTGAGGGTCAGGAATGGTTTCCAAGTATCCGGAAATGGATGAACGGGTGAAGTTAAAACCGTGAATACCATCTTCTGGAAACACAAGTATCTGGGCTCCCTGagagagcagagaaagaaacaacTAGTGAATTAAAGGACATAATGAGTTTAtcctttttaagaaaaaaaatagatcccTTCTTTCACCTAAATGTTAATGGAATTCAGTCTGAACACtgatcttttctttcttttgctacttccttctttccttccttccgaTGTGAGATAGATATCCAAAGCCTGGGATAATGTTTTAGAATCTAAATCAGCTTGAAATTTCGCCAAAATGTTATTCCTCTTATGGCTTAATTGAACAGTTTATaatgaaattaatgttttcagacattaatttgctgatatatattttttagtttgataTTCTTCCCCTTTATACTTTTTTACtactttgtgtaaaataaattgaaacgTCTGAACGGAAGGTGATAAAAAGTTGAAGTGGTCAACAAGAATGTTTTTGCCAATGattgatgacatttttatttttcttctagcAATTGACATTACTCAACAGCTATAATCATGGGCATTTACTTCAGCCTTCCCAGTCCAGCAGCCTACCTGCTGTGCAGCTTTAGCAGCCTGCTCTTCGTAGATATCCAGGTTCTTCTGCATGTGGATCAGGGCTTCGCGGCGGGTCACGGGGATGCGAGGGTTCGGGTTCAGGACGACTCTGTGCTCGTACACGGCAGCCACGTACGAGTCCCCAGCGGACTCGGCCTCACCGAGACTAAAGAGGAGCAGAACGACAACCAGCATCTTCCGCTTTTCTAGAGAAATGAACATCGTGCGCGTTTTCGGGTTCAGAAGTCCAAAGTCAGCACAGCTGagtaaacattatttttgtttgctaagGAGAGCTTGGCTTATTCTgaatgtcaattttttttttttttttttttttaccttggcTAAAGTTagattttgctttatgttttcatgtttctttttatttttaagtcgctttaaaataaaagttatctAAAAGTGATTTAAACTCTCAAATTTGGcgttaaaatgttcttttgaaaacatacaaaatgaaaTTGTCTTCGGTTGAAGTTTAAGaaacttataaaataaaaaatgttttacaaaagttTCAAGCTTACGTTCTGGTTTGTGCAGCA from Gambusia affinis linkage group LG14, SWU_Gaff_1.0, whole genome shotgun sequence includes the following:
- the btd gene encoding biotinidase, which gives rise to MFISLEKRKMLVVVLLLFSLGEAESAGDSYVAAVYEHRVVLNPNPRIPVTRREALIHMQKNLDIYEEQAAKAAQQGAQILVFPEDGIHGFNFTRSSISGYLETIPDPQEESWNPCTEPDKYNNTEVLQRLSCMARRNNLYLVANMPDLQPCPLRTVPSTCPPDGRWQFNTNVAFNSDGLLVARYHKYNLFFEESFDTPPKLELITFDTPFAGKFGLIICFDILFHDPTVALVKMGVRQLIFPTAWMNELPLLDSIQFHRALSLGANVTVLSSNLRNDQLRMTGSGIYTPFSATFHHAVKGDPEEGRLLVATVPVLSPVGMNNATESMSPSPAESDHCHTDRCGDFPSPPSSYPTFIGTMMHDPFKFVLIKEAEGNLTVCDGKFCCHVQYKWTAHDERKELYAMGAFAGTHTFDGRYALQVCAVVRCAGLEASSCGQKVEEAESKMDFLLEATFQTDYVYPSVLVNRMAVEQPDKLEKATGGRLAMKHSNLSGGLMTACLYGRMYQLDNE